Genomic segment of Paraburkholderia agricolaris:
ATAGAACGGCGAGTAGGCGCGCTCGGCGATCACCTCGTCGACCGAGGCGAATCTGGTTCGATCGAGGATGCCGGTATCGAGCAAGCCTTGCGACAGCACGCGCACAGCAGCCTGGTGCGGATCGTCGAACGTGGCGCCGACGCGTGTGGCGTCGACGGCAGCCTGCTGCGCGGCCAGCACGATGTCGTACAGCTCGCGCTGCGCCGGCGTAAAGCGGCCGCTCGCCGGGAAGGTACGCGTGATGTCGGACGCATAGCCGTCGAGTTCGCAGGCGGCGTCGATAAGGATCAGGTCGCCGTCCCGGGCAATCGCGTTGCCGGCCGGGTAGTGCAGCACGCAAGCGTTGGCGCCCGCCGCGACGATCGAGGTGTATGCCGGCGCCTGCGCGCCGAACTTGCGGAACGTGTAGAGCAGTTCGGCTTCGAGTTCGTACTCGCGCACGCCGGGGTGGCAGGCGGCCATGGCACGGCGATGCGCCTGCGCTGAAATCTGTCCGGCGCGGCGCATGATGGCGAGTTCGTGATGATCCTTGACGAGCCGCATGTCGTCGAGCAAGGGGATCAGGTCTCGCGCGACGGCGGGCGGGGCGACGCCGCTGCGGCCCTGCGCGCGCACGGTATCGAGCCAGCCACGTACCTGTTCGTCCAGTTCCGCCGACGTGCCAAGCGCGTAGTGCAGCGCCGGCTTGTCGGCAAGAATCGGCGGCAGCCGCGTATCGAGTTCGCCCACGGCGAAGGCGGCGTCGAAGCCGAACGCCTCGCGCGCGCCGTCCGGTCCGAAACGGAAGCCTTCCCACGTCTCGCGCTCGACATTCTTGTCGCGGCAGAACAGGATCGAAGCCGGCTCGCCGGGCGCCGCGCTCGCATCGAGCACCAGCCAAGCCTCGGGTTCGGTGAAACCCGTCAGATAGTAAAAGTAGCTATCGTGCCGGTAGGGGTAGTCGGCGTCCCGGTTGCGCAGCTTTTCCGGCGCGGTGGGGACGATGGCGACGCCCCCGCCCGCTGCGCGCAACGCGGCGAGTACGCGCTCGCGGCGCGTGCGGTAGACGTCAACGGCGATGGTGGGTTCGGTCGGCTGGTTCATGTCGCGATTGTAGCGCCCAATGCGCAGACTTATTTTGCGCGGATACTGACGGGGAGAAGGTGGTTGTCCCGGCCGCATTGGCCATTCGGCCGGGTAGACGGCGTGCGGGCGCTGCGGCAATGTTGCAATCCATCCACAGCGAGCATCCATGCGGCTTGCGAAGCGGCCCCGCCGTGTTCGGGAAGGCCGCCGACCACTTATACTTTCGCCGAATTCAAGAAAAGGCAGATGGTCATGATGAAACTCATCGGTTCGCTCGCCAGCCCGTTCGTGCGTAAAGCGCGGATCGTTCTGGCCGACAAGAAGATCGACTACGAACTCGTGCCCGAGAACGTCTGGGCGCCGGAGACCACGATTCACACCTTCAATCCGCTCGGCAAAGTGCCGTGCCTTGTGATGGAAGACGGCGAAGCAGTGTTCGACTCGCGGGTGATCTGCGAATACGTGGATACGCTGTCGCCGGTCGGCAAGCTGATTCCGCCGTCGGGTCGCGAGCGCGTCGAGGTGCGGTGCTGGGAGGCGCTCGCCGACGGCATCCTGGACGCGGCGGTGCTGATTCGTCTCGAAGGCACGCAGCGCACGCCCGAGCAGCGCGTGGAAGCGTGGGTCGCGCGGCAGCAACGCAAGATCGACGAAGGCCTGATCGCGATGTCGCAGGGCCTCGGCAGCAAACCCTGGTGCACGGGCAATCACTACACGCTGGCGGACATCGCGGTGGGCTGCGCGCTGGGCTACCTCGATTTCCGCATGCCTGAGTTGAACTGGCGCGAAGGGTATCCGAATCTGGATAAGCATTTCCAGAAGCTGTCGTTGCGCCAGTCATTCATTGATACGGTGCCGGCGGATTGAGTGAGGTACTCGTTGCCGCGTGGCGGTGAGGTTGTCTGGAATCGCCCCGCCCGCCATCCTCGTTAAATTGCAAAATGAGGTTATCCATGCTTTCATAAGTATGAATATAAGCTTACGTTTGTGGTAAAAATGCGCCTGCCCGTCAGGCGCATTTTTTTGTCTGCCGCGTGGTGCAATGGTTTATTCAATCGACATACGCGGGGGCTTTTCCCCGTGATATGCGGCCATTGTGAATGGGCGGTGCATTACAACGCGCCGCCGATATTAATAACGTCCGCAAAAGAGACTTCCACATGAACCCGTACCGCTTTGTTATTGCCGCTTCTGCCTGTGGGCTGTTTGCTGCGTGCTCGAGCGTCAGCGACGTTAATCCGACTGCGCTGATCCAGTCCGGCCAGCAGGCCGCTCAGGCCGCCACACTCAGCGACGCCGACGTGCGCGCGCTGACCGACAAGTCGTGCGCGCAACTGGATAGCGAAAACCAGATTGCCGCCGCGAACAGCAAGTATCAGAAACGCCTGAACAAGATCGCCGCGCAACTGGGCAACAACATCAACGGCGTGCCGGTGAACTACAAGGTGTACGTGACCAAGGACGTCAATGCATGGGCGATGGCCAACGGCTGCGTGCGTGTCTACAGCGGCCTGATGGACATGATGAACGACAACGAAGTGCGCGGTGTGGTCGGCCACGAAATGGGCCACGTTGCGCTCGGCCATACGAAGAAGGCGATGCAGGTCGCGTATGCGGCCTCGGCGGCGCGCTCGGTCGCTTCATCGGCAGGTGGCGTGGCGGGGGCGTTGTCCAGTTCGCAGCTTGGTGACTTTTCGGAGAAGCTGATTAACGCGCAGTTCTCGCAAACCCAGGAAAGCGCCGCCGACGATTATTCATTCGATTTGCAGAAAAAGAAGAATCTCGATCCGTCGGGATTGGTGACGGCATTCAACAAGCTCTCGCAACTGGACGGCGGCAAGTCGAGTATGCTGAGTTCGCATCCGTCATCGCCTGCCCGTGCGCAGCATATTCAGCAGCGGATCGCATCGAATCAGTAAGACCTGATTCTTGATAAAGCGCGCTCGCGGTTTTCCGGAGCGCGCTTTATTTTTTGCCGTTTTGCCGCCGTGTAATCGCCGGACCGAACGCTAAACCGAACGCCAGCAGCAGTAACGAAATCGCCAGCACGGTATTGTTGCCGCTCGTCACATAGGGCGTGCTGCCCGAGGTTCCTTGTACCGTCACGTCGAGCGAGCCGATCGTGTACGGCGTCAGACGCCCGATCACCCGGCCGTTGGCATCGATCGCGGCGGTCATGCCGGTGTTGGTGGCGCGCAGCATCGGCCGGCCGGTTTCCAGCGAGCGCATGCGTGCAATCTGCAGGTGCTGATCCAGTGCGATGGTGTCGCCGAACCAGGCAAGATTGGTCGAGTTGACCAGCACGCCGGCCGGCGTAGCGCTCTCGCGAATGCTCCGCGCGATTTCCTCGCCGAAAATATCCTCGTAGCAGATGTCGACGGCGACCGGCTGGTTGTGCACGATGAATGGTTTTTGCACCGGTGCGCCGCGTGCGAAATCACCAAGCGGAATGCGCATCAGGTTCACGAACCAGCGGAAGCCCCATGGCACGAATTCGCCGAACGGCACGAGGTGGTGTTTGTCGTAGCGATACACGTCGCGCGTGCCCGGCGTGACGCCGAACAGGCTGTTCGTATAGTCGATTACCTGACCTTCCGGCGTGATAGTGCCGCCGATTGCGCCGAACACGATCGCGGTGCCGGTGGTATCGGAGAAGTTGCGCACCGCCGACGCGAACTGCGGCGGCAATTGCTGCGCGAGCACCGGAATGGCGGTTTCCGGTGTGACGACCAGGTCGGCCGGCTTCGACGTGATCATCTGCTGATACTGGTCGATCGCGGCGCGCATGCCGGATTCTTCGAACTTCATTTCCTGCTTGATGTTGCCCTGGAGCAGGCGCACCGTTAGCGGCGCGTTGGCCGGCAGGGTCCATTGCACGAGTGGCAGGAGGAGGCCGGCCGCGATCAGCGCAAGCGCGATGGCCGCCGGTACCGCGACGCGTGCGACACCAGGCTTTGCCGTATTGCCGGCGCTTCCGCTGTCGTCAGCCTTGGCTTGCCCGCGCGAGGCCAGCAGCGGCAACAGCGCCTGCACGATCAACGCCGCTACCAGCGCCAGCATCCAGCCGACGCCGTACACACCCGCCACGGGCGCAAACCCGGCGAACGGGCCGTCTACCTGCGCGTAACCGCTCGCGAGCCAGGGAAAGCCGGTGAACACCGTGCCGCGCAACCATTCGCCGATCGCCCACGCGCTCGCAAACGCCAGCGCGCCGTGCCAGGTCGGCGAGAACGGCTGTTCGGCACCGGACGCGTTACTGCGTGCGTGGCCGGCGCAGAACGACCAGATGCCCGCAGCCAGAGCCGGGTACACGGCCAGATACAGCGAGAACAGCGCGACCGCCGCGCCTGCGAGCGGTGCGGCCATGCCGCCGTAGTCGTGCATGCTGACATACAGCCACCACACACCGGTGACGTAGTTGCCGAAGCCGAAAGCGCCGCCTGTCAGCGCGGCGCTTTTCCAGCTGGTGGTCCGTGTCAGCCACGCAAAGAAAAACACGAAGATCACGAGTTCGAGCCAGCCGCCGTGCGGCGTCGGGGCGAACGACAGCGTATTGGCCGCACCGGCGGCCAACGCGACGAGGTAGTGCCAGCGGGGCAGTGCGCGGCCGCGGGTTTCCCGGGTGGCGGGGGCGGCAGGAGCACTCACGCCGCGGCGCGAACGGGATGTAATCGGGTCGGCCATTGTTGCGCGGTCGGCGTGAGGAGTTGAGGAAGCAAAGAGAGAAAGCGACTCAGAAGCGGATCAGAAACGACTCAAAAGCGGATCAGGTCTGCACGTGCTGGGCTTCGCGCTCACGCTGGCCGGCGAGCGGGTCGCGGCGCACCAGCAGCATGTGAATCTGGCGGGCATCGCCGCGCAGAATCTCGAAGATCAGATCGTCGAGCCGGACTTTCTCGCCGCGATGCGGCACCCGTCCGAAATGATGCGTGACGAGACCGCCGATCGTATCGACTTCGTCGTCTGAGTAATGCGTGCCGAACGCCTCGTTGAACTGCTCGATTTCGGTGAGCGCGCGCACGCGGAAACGGCCGTCCGGCGAGGCAATGATGTTGCCGCTTTCCTCGTCGAAATCGTATTCGTCTTCGATATCGCCGACGATCTGCTCCAGCACGTCTTCGATCGTGATCAGGCCGGCCACGCCGCCGTATTCGTCGACCACCACCGCGAGGTGATTGCGGTTCACGCGAAAGTCGTGCAGCAGCACGTTCAGGCGCTTCGACTCCGGGATGAAAACAGCGGGGCGCAGCATGCCGCGCACGTCGAATTCTTCTTCAGCGTAATAGCGCAGCAGGTCTTTCGCGAGCAGCACGCCGATGATGTTGTCGCGATTGCCCTCGTAGACCGGATAGCGCGAGTGCGCTTTTTCCAGCACGTAGGGGATGAATTCGGCGGGATTGTCCGCGATGTTGATCGCGTCCATTTGTGCGCGCGGCACCATGATGTCGCGGGCGCTGAGTTCGGACACCTGGAACACGCCCTCGATCATCGACAGCGAGTCGGCGTCGATCAGGTTGCGCTCGTGGGCGTCCTGGAGAATTTCCAGGAGCTCCGCGCGCGAGTCGGGCTCAGGCGAGATGAAGTCGGTCAGACGCTCGAGGAGTGAGCGTTTTTCTTGCGTTTTGTCGGTTTGGCGTCGACTGGGATACGTGTCGTTCATGGTAGTGCGCCCGGCGAGACTGGGCGCGCTGTTGCAGAGCATTAAGGATACACCAGGCACATGGCAGGACCGTGTCCCGCCTGGCTGGGCGATGAGTGAAGCTGTAATGAAAGCCTCCAGCCGCGCGCGGCAAAGGCGTGGGTCAATCCTAACTGATTACGGGAGAAAAAGCGTTTTCGAGCAAAAAAGCGTGGTTACCCGCGCTTACTTCGCGTCCGCTTTACGCCTGCCCGGCCTCGCGGCCTTCTTCACGGCAGCGCTCAAGCAACGCTTCGAGCGCGCGGTCGGGCATGCCGCTTTCGCGCAGTGCGTGGACGGTGCGGCTGACATAGTCGAGTGTGGTGCCGTAACGGCCGCTCGCGCAGCCGAACACGGCTTTGACGACCTCGTCGCGCAGCTTGCCGGTGTAGGTCGGCACATCGCGGCGCATCACGAACGCGAGCGCATCGACGCGCCGGCCGTCGGCGAGCACGCAGGGCAGCCACGCCGGGCGGTACGACCCCATCGGCATTTCGCGGCGCCACAAGGCCTCCAGATGCGGCATCGCGCCCTCGGCGGCGAGGCGGAAGGCGATGCCGGAGCACGAGCCGCCGCGGTCGAGCGCGAGCACGAGGCCCGGCTGTTCGGGCGTGCCGCGATTCACGCGCGACCACAGATACAGTCCGCGGTGATAGCCGTGCACTCTCGAACGAGCGGCTTCGGCGGTGGGCAAACCGGGATTCCAGATCAGCGACCCATAGCCGAACAGCCACAGATCGCTCTTGCGGTCCCAATCGCGCAACGTGCATTCGAGCGACGCGCGCAATTCCTCGTCCGTCAACAGCCGCGATTCGCCTAGCGCGGGCGGATAGTCCGGGCAGGGCGTGTTGCGAAGATCGGCTTCAGGAGAGGACGTGCTCACGGTAGTTTTTAACGGTGATGGCAAAGACTATTGATAAGGATCCGGGAAACCGAGCTTGCCGAGGATTTCAGTCTCGATCGCTTCCATTTCCTCGGCCTCTTCCTCGACCTCGTGGTCGTAACCTTGCGCATGGAGGGTGCCGTGCACCAGCAGATGCGCGTAGTGCGCAAGCAGCGGTTTGCCCTGTTCGGTGGCTTCTTTCTCCACCACGGGGCAGCACAGGATCAGGTCGCCGGTTACCGGATCGTCTTCCGATTCAGCGTAGGCGAACGTCAGCACGTTGGTCGAATAGTCTTTGCCGCGATAGGTGCGGTTAAGCGTGCGGCCTTCTTCGGCGTCGACGAAACGCACGGTCAGCTCGCCGTCCGCGAACAGCGCCGCCTTGATCCAGCCGGCCACGGTGGCGCGCGGCAGCAGCGCCTTGTGTTCCGGCCAGGCCTTGGCGGCGGGGAATTGCAGATTCAACGTCAGTTTCGGTGCGCGGCTCATGCGGTTTTGACGACTTGTTGCTCTTGTTGCTTGGGTTGCTGCGACATATCGAGTGAATTTTGATGCAAATCAGCGCAAATTAGCGTGAATCCGCCGGACCGGCGGTTTTCTGCGAATGCGCATCGTACGCCTCCACAATTCGCGCGACCAGCGGATGCCGCACCACGTCGGCGCTCGTGAAACGCGTGAGCGCAATGCCGCGCACGTCCGACAGCACCTGCTGCGCTTCGATCAGCCCACTCTTCGCGCCGCGCGGCAAGTCGACCTGAGTCGTGTCGCCTGTCACCACGGCCTTCGAGCCGAAGCCGATCCGCGTGAGGAACATCTTCATCTGTTCGGGCGTGGTGTTCTGCGCCTCGTCGAGGATGATGAACGCGTGATTCAGCGTGCGGCCGCGCATATAGGCGAGCGGCGCAATTTCGATCATCTGCCGCTCGAACATCTTGGCGGTTTTATCGAAGCCGAGCAGGTCGTACAGCGCGTCGTACAGCGGACGCAGATACGGATCGACCTTCTGCGCCAGATCGCCCGGCAGGAAGCCGAGACGCTCGCCCGCTTCGACGGCCGGACGCGTCAGCACGATGCGTTTGACCTGATCGCGCTCCAGCGCGTCCACCGCGCAAGCCACCGCGAGATACGTCTTGCCCGTACCGGCCGGGCCGACGCCGAACGTCACGTCGTGCGAAATGATCTGCTTCAAATACTCGCGTTGCGCCGGCGTGCGGCCGCGCAGGTCGGCGCGCCGCGTGTACAGCTTCGGGCCGAGTTCTTCGAGGTCGTCTTCGCCGGTGTCGGCGGGTTGGTCGAACGGATGATCCGGGTTGCCGGGGAAACGCGAGTCGATCGTTTCCGCGCCCTGGCCCTGGCCGTTGCCGTTCGCGCGATGGCGCGCCGGGTGGCGCACTTCGACGAGCGCGAGCTGGATGTCGTCGACCGACAGCGGCTCGCGCGCGTTGTTGTAGAAGTTTTCGAGCGCGGTGAGCGCGAGTTTCGCGCCGCGCCCGCGAATCGTGATGCGGTGGCCACGGCGTTGCAGCGTCACGTCGAGCGCCTGCTCGATCTGCCGCAGATTTTCGTCGAGCGGTCCGCAGAGGTTGGCGAGCCGCGCGTTGTCGTCGCGCGGTGCGGTGAATTCCAGATGCTGCTGAGTGGTCTTCAAGGCGGTGGATCGATCCTGTCGGGTTCGTGACGCCGGGCGGGCGTCGCTCAGTGAGTGGTCGCGGGTGCGTCGTCGTGCACCAGCACGAGTTCGCCGCGTAACGAATGTGGGTACGCATGGACGATTTTCACGTCCACCATCTGGCCGATCAGCCGCGCGTGCGAGGCGACCGGTGCGGGGAAATTCACCACGCGATTGTTTTCCGTGCGGCCTGCGAGTTCGTTCGGGTCCTTGCGTGCCGGGCGTTCGACCAGAATCCGCTCGACTTTGCCAACCATCGAATCGCTGATGCGTTGCACGTTTTCTTCGATCGTAGCCTGCAGATGTTGCAGACGTTTGAGTTTCACTTCACGCGGCGTGTCGTCGTGCAGATTCGCGGCGGGCGTGCCGGGACGCGGGCTGTAGATGAACGAGAAGCTCGTGTCGTATTTCATTTCGTGGATCAGCGCCATCATCTTGTCGAAGTCTTCCTCGGTCTCGCCGGGGAAGCCGACGATCATGTCGGTCGACAAGGACAGGTCCGGGCGGATCGCGCGCAGCTTGCGGATCACCGACTTGTATTCGAGCACCGTATAGCCGCGCTTCATTGCCATCAGAATGCGGTCGGAGCCGTGCTGCACCGGCAGATGCAGATGGCTGACGAGCTTCGGCACCTTGGCGTAGGTGTCGATCAGGCGCTGCGTGAATTCCTTCGGGTGCGACGTGGTATAGCGAATCCGTTCGATGCCCGGGATATCGGCGACGTATTCGATCAACTGGGCGAAGTCGGCGATTTCGGTCGAACCAAGCGTGATGCCCGCACGGTATGCATTCACGTTCTGGCCGAGCAGCGTGACTTCATGCACACCCTGGTCGGCGAGACCGGCGATTTCGGTCAGCACGTCGTCCAGTGGGCGCGACACTTCTTCGCCACGCGTATAAGGCACGACGCAGTAGCTGCAGTACTTGCTGCAACCTTCCATGATCGACACGAACGCGCTCGGACCGTCGACGCGCGCGGGCGGCAGGTGATCGAACTTTTCGATTTCCGGGAACGAGATGTCGACCTGCGCGCGGCCGCTTGCGCGGCGTTTGTCGATCATTTGCGGCAGACGGTGCAGCGTTTGCGGACCGAACACCAGATCGACATAGGGCGCGCGCGACACGATCGACGCGCCTTCCTGGCTCGCCACGCAGCCGCCCACGCCGATGATCAGATTCGGATTCGCTTCCTTCAGCTCGCGCACGCGGCCGAGATCGGAGAAAACTTTTTCCTGCGCTTTTTCGCGCACCGAGCACGTGTTGAACAGAATGACGTCCGCGTCTTCCGGCGTGTCGGTCTTGACGAGTCCTTCAGCCGCGCCGAGTACGTCGACCATCTTGTCGGAGTCGTACTCATTCATCTGGCAGCCAAAGGTTTTTACATAAACTTTCTTGATCATCGATTTTCGCCGGTCGCAGTGGTTAACCTGGGGGCGTCGTTTAAAAGGTGTAGAGGGGGCGAACGTGCGGGTAGCGTGCGGGCGGCCCGCGGGATGGTGTTTGAGTCCGCTCGAGCCGGCCTGGGACCTGCGAGGGTCAATTCCGGTCCACGTTCGTGACCCATTCGACACATTCGACACGTTCGCAACGTAGCTCAACATTATAGCCCTTCATCGGCTGCGCTTTCTGCCGCGGCGGTTGCCCGCGACTGCTCCGGCGGCAAGCCCAGCAGGGCTTCCAGTTCGTCCGATACCTGCGCGAAGCGCTCGCTCAGGAAATCCAGCAACACGCGCACGCGCGGCGCCATGAACCGGTTGCGGTGGTAGAGCGCGTGCAACGGCGCGTCCGGATAGCGCCATTCGGGTAGCAGGATTTTCAGGCAGTCGCCCCGTAAGTCCGCTTCCACGTCCCACATCGACTTGATGACGATCCCGTAGCCGCGCCGGGCCCATTCGCGGGCCACGGCGCCGTCGTTGGTTTCCCGGGAGGTCTCGAACGGCACGGTGTAGTTCTGCACTTCATCGCCGCGCGTGAAGCGCCATTCGTTGACGGGTCCTGAAGCGGTGCCAAGAACGATGCAATCGAAATTCGCCAGATCGTGCGGATCTTTCGGCTCGCCCTTGCGCGCGATGTAGTCAGGCGACGCGCACAGCACCCGCCGGTTCGGCGCCAGCTTGCGGGCGACCAGCGAGCTGTCCTGCGGCACGCCGAAGCGGATCGCCAGATCGATGTCTTCCTGCACCAGATTCGATAGCGAATCCGACAGCGTCAGCGCGAACGTGACTTCCGGGTAGAGCGCGTTGAACTCGTCGAGCCAGTGCATCAGCAGATTGCGGCCGAAGTCCGAGGTTGCCGAGACCCGGACCTTGCCGCGCACCACGCCCTGGCCGGCTTGCAGTGCGGCCTCGGCGTCGTCGAGCGATTGCAGCGCCTGGCGGCAGCAGTTCAGATACAGGCGCCCTTCGTCTGTCAGCCTGAGCTGGCGGGTGGTGCGCTCAAACAGACGGGCTTTCAGGCCGGCTTCGAGCTTGGCCAGCCGCGCGCTGGCGGCGGCCGGAGTCAGGCCCATCTTGCGGCCCGCGGCCGAGAGGCTGCCTTGCTGTGCCGCTTCGACGAACAGGCGGATGTCACCGAGGCTATCCATTACGATCTTTCAACAGAATTTGAAAATGCTTCAAATGCTACGCCAATTATCAAATTGACGTGCCGCGCTCACAATGCAGTCCTCGTAAACCCTTTGTGCTGCGTGCAGCCCACACCATGCAACTCGATCACGCAACGATCGTCACCGCCGATCTCGACGCCGCCCGACGTTTCTTCGTCGACGTCGCCGGGCTGACCCAGGGTGCGCGCCCGCCGTTTTCGATCGATGGCTACTGGTTGTACGCAAACGGCCGTCCGCTGATTCATCTGATCGACGCGACCGTGGCCGTCCAGGCGGGCAGGGTCGCGCCGCGCATCGACCATATCGCTTTCCGGCTGGAGAGCGCTGACGAATGGCAGGCGTTATTGCAGCGCCTGCATGCGGCAGACACGCGTTATCAGCTCGCCGAAGTACCGCAGACGGGGCCGCAGCAAGCCGAGTTGCAACTGTTCGTCGCGCTCGCGCCGGGTGTGGTCATCGAATTTGTGACCGCGCCGCGGCACGCCCGCCGTAGCTAACACGCTTAACTTTAGAACCTGGAGTAGAAAAAATGCCCATTCCATTACTGGCGCTAGCGATCAGCGCTTTTGCGATCGGCACGACCGAGTTCGTAATCATGGGCCTGTTGCCCGAGGTTGCGCGCGATCTGGCCGTGTCGATTCCGTCGGCCGGTTTGCTGGTGAGCGGCTATGCGCTCGGCGTCGCGGTCGGTGCACCGCTGCTCGCGGTGGCGACCAGCAAGATGCCGCGCAAGCTCGCGTTGCAGTTGCTGATGGGCGTGTTCATTGTCGGCAACACGCTGTGCGCGATCGCGTCCAGCTATTCCGTGCTGATGATTGCGCGCGTGGTGACGTCGTTCGCGCATGGCTCGTTCTTCGGCATCGGCGCGGTGGTGGCGGCTTCGCTCGTGCCGGCTGAGAAGCGGGCAAGCGCGATTGCGCTGATGTTCACCGGCTTGACGCTCGCCAATGTGCTCGGCGTGCCATTCGGGACGTTCGTCGGTCAGCAATTTGGCTGGCGTGCGGCGTTCTGGATCGTCAGTGCGTTTGGGGTGCTGTCGCTCGCGGGGGTGTCGCTGCTGGTGCCGAATCGTCACGATTCCGGTCCGGTCGGCTTGATGCATGAAGTGCGCGTGCTGAAGGACCCGCAAGTCTGGACCGCGCTCGCGATGACGGTGCTCGGCTTCGGCGGCGTGTTCGTCGTGTTCACCTATATCGCGCCAATTCTCGAGCAGGTGAGCGGTTTCTCGCCGCGTGGCGTGACGCTGATTCTGGTGCTGTTCGGCATCGGCCTCACGGTCGGCAATACCGTGGGCGGCAAGCTCGCGGACCGCGCGTTGATGCCTTCGCTGATGGGCATTCTGGTGGCGCTCGCGATCGTGATGGCGATCTTCGCGCGTACCAGTCATTCGCAGGTGGCCGCGGCGATCACCATTTTCGTATGGGGCATTGCTGCGTTCGCCACGGTGCCGCCGTTGCAGATGCGCGTGGTCGAGAAGGCCGCTGCGGCGCCGAATCTGGCTTCGACCTTGAACATTGGTGCGTTCAACGTGGGCAATGCGGGCGGCGCGTGGCTTGGTGGTCTGGTGATCAGTCACGGTTATGCGCTCGATACGCTGCCATGGGTCGCGGCGGGTGTCAGCGTGGTGGCGTTGCTGCTCACGTGGTTCGCGGCGCGCATGGATGCGCCGACGGCAGCCGTGGCGCAACGGGCGTGACGGTGGGGCGCGCCGGATGTCTGCCGATGGACTTGAGTGCGCACGAGGGTTCGGGCGTAGCAGAGCCCGCACCCGCCCATATGAAAAATTCGCACAAGCTTTGCGAGAATCGTCCTCCGCAATGCTGATAACAGTGTGAAGATAACTTCGTTGGGCGCGGCGGGGCGCGATGCTATCTTGCTTCCACTAACCGCTTGCCCGCCGTACGGCGGCGCTTCTGGAGGCAATCATGCATTCCCCGCTTGCGCTGGTTCGGGACCCCACGGCTGACACTCATGCGTCGCCGCGTGCCGCCGAACCTTTCGATGCTCTTGAACATCTGGTCGGCGTGAATCTCGCCCGTTTGCGCGCCGAGCGCCAACTTTCACTTGACGCTCTGGCTCGCGCTTCGGGCGTCTCACGGGCAATGCTCGCGCAGATCGAGTCGGCGCGCAGCGTGCCCTCGATCAAGGTACTGTGCAAGGTGGCCTCGGCGTTGAAGGTATCGGTGGCGGCTTTCCTGCGTCGCCATGCGACCAACGGCTTCGAGCATTTGCCGGCGGAGCGTTCGTCGCGTCTGGTCAGTTCGAATGGGCGGTACTCGGCCCGGCCGCTTTATCCCGACGCCGAACCGACCGCCGC
This window contains:
- a CDS encoding VOC family protein codes for the protein MQLDHATIVTADLDAARRFFVDVAGLTQGARPPFSIDGYWLYANGRPLIHLIDATVAVQAGRVAPRIDHIAFRLESADEWQALLQRLHAADTRYQLAEVPQTGPQQAELQLFVALAPGVVIEFVTAPRHARRS
- a CDS encoding MFS transporter, which produces MPIPLLALAISAFAIGTTEFVIMGLLPEVARDLAVSIPSAGLLVSGYALGVAVGAPLLAVATSKMPRKLALQLLMGVFIVGNTLCAIASSYSVLMIARVVTSFAHGSFFGIGAVVAASLVPAEKRASAIALMFTGLTLANVLGVPFGTFVGQQFGWRAAFWIVSAFGVLSLAGVSLLVPNRHDSGPVGLMHEVRVLKDPQVWTALAMTVLGFGGVFVVFTYIAPILEQVSGFSPRGVTLILVLFGIGLTVGNTVGGKLADRALMPSLMGILVALAIVMAIFARTSHSQVAAAITIFVWGIAAFATVPPLQMRVVEKAAAAPNLASTLNIGAFNVGNAGGAWLGGLVISHGYALDTLPWVAAGVSVVALLLTWFAARMDAPTAAVAQRA
- a CDS encoding LysR family transcriptional regulator; the protein is MDSLGDIRLFVEAAQQGSLSAAGRKMGLTPAAASARLAKLEAGLKARLFERTTRQLRLTDEGRLYLNCCRQALQSLDDAEAALQAGQGVVRGKVRVSATSDFGRNLLMHWLDEFNALYPEVTFALTLSDSLSNLVQEDIDLAIRFGVPQDSSLVARKLAPNRRVLCASPDYIARKGEPKDPHDLANFDCIVLGTASGPVNEWRFTRGDEVQNYTVPFETSRETNDGAVAREWARRGYGIVIKSMWDVEADLRGDCLKILLPEWRYPDAPLHALYHRNRFMAPRVRVLLDFLSERFAQVSDELEALLGLPPEQSRATAAAESAADEGL
- a CDS encoding helix-turn-helix domain-containing protein translates to MHSPLALVRDPTADTHASPRAAEPFDALEHLVGVNLARLRAERQLSLDALARASGVSRAMLAQIESARSVPSIKVLCKVASALKVSVAAFLRRHATNGFEHLPAERSSRLVSSNGRYSARPLYPDAEPTAAEFHELRIAPLHTEAGTRRAPGTTVNLVVSEGTLEVSVHDQRQLLATGDAIVFDADQPHSLRNPGDTEARAFRVTLKAETPPRWDVPAPHDLTRQAEPV
- the miaB gene encoding tRNA (N6-isopentenyl adenosine(37)-C2)-methylthiotransferase MiaB; protein product: MIKKVYVKTFGCQMNEYDSDKMVDVLGAAEGLVKTDTPEDADVILFNTCSVREKAQEKVFSDLGRVRELKEANPNLIIGVGGCVASQEGASIVSRAPYVDLVFGPQTLHRLPQMIDKRRASGRAQVDISFPEIEKFDHLPPARVDGPSAFVSIMEGCSKYCSYCVVPYTRGEEVSRPLDDVLTEIAGLADQGVHEVTLLGQNVNAYRAGITLGSTEIADFAQLIEYVADIPGIERIRYTTSHPKEFTQRLIDTYAKVPKLVSHLHLPVQHGSDRILMAMKRGYTVLEYKSVIRKLRAIRPDLSLSTDMIVGFPGETEEDFDKMMALIHEMKYDTSFSFIYSPRPGTPAANLHDDTPREVKLKRLQHLQATIEENVQRISDSMVGKVERILVERPARKDPNELAGRTENNRVVNFPAPVASHARLIGQMVDVKIVHAYPHSLRGELVLVHDDAPATTH
- a CDS encoding PhoH family protein; the encoded protein is MKTTQQHLEFTAPRDDNARLANLCGPLDENLRQIEQALDVTLQRRGHRITIRGRGAKLALTALENFYNNAREPLSVDDIQLALVEVRHPARHRANGNGQGQGAETIDSRFPGNPDHPFDQPADTGEDDLEELGPKLYTRRADLRGRTPAQREYLKQIISHDVTFGVGPAGTGKTYLAVACAVDALERDQVKRIVLTRPAVEAGERLGFLPGDLAQKVDPYLRPLYDALYDLLGFDKTAKMFERQMIEIAPLAYMRGRTLNHAFIILDEAQNTTPEQMKMFLTRIGFGSKAVVTGDTTQVDLPRGAKSGLIEAQQVLSDVRGIALTRFTSADVVRHPLVARIVEAYDAHSQKTAGPADSR